The genomic region CGCCATAGGCCTTCGGGTCCAGCACAAAGATGGTCCGGTCGAGGAGCGCATCCTCCGCAGCGTGCCGGGCAGCATCGAGGACGAAGTCCGTCCGGTTCTTGCCCAGCAGTTGGGCGGCGCGATCGATGAGACTGCGCAGCTCGGGCTTGATCCGGACGTTCAGGGTATCGCGCTTCGCGCTGTGCTCGGTGCTGGCCATGGAACACTCTCCTTCTCGAACCAGTATACCAGAAGCGTACTGACCTTGTCATTACAAATCTGTAGCTGTGCCGCCCCTTGAAGGTCGGCCTACACAGCGCGGTTCTTCCGGGGCTTTGTCCGGGCGGTCCGGGCTTGTCACGCCTGCCCCTTTCCTTGGCCCCTCATCACATCTGACGCTCCGAGCCTGCCCCGGCGGGTGGTCCGGTCAACGGGCGGCGCCCGCTCCTTCGCGTAAACGCTCCCGTGTTGCTCGTCGTTCCCCTGCGGGTGACCGGCCCGCCTGTCACCGGGGCGTCTGTTCTTCGCGTTGCGATGAACACCCACGAGCGGAAAGCCTCCGGACGGGCGCTCGTGGTTCCTCTCTGCGCGCAGGGAAGGCGGAGCGGACAATCTCCGGCAGGCGCCAGCCTTTGATCGCCTGCATCACCCGACTCGGAGCCAGATGCGGCGGCACGCTCAACCGCACGCAGGTGCACATGATCCGGCCGAATGTGCCCCGCGATGATCGGGATGTCGTGCGCCCGGCAGATCTGCTGGATCAACCCCACGGACCTCCAGTCCCACGTCGCCGGTCAGCGCCGGCTTGCGGTATTTCGTGGTGAACACGAAATGGTAGTGCGATCCGCGCCGGTACGGGCCCATGGTGCCCACCGTACCGCAAGCTTCCTGAAGGCGTCACCTGAAGGTGAGGGGTTCCACCCTCCCAGAGCGGGACACTGAGCCACTACCGGCGACCCACGCCTCGTTGACGCCCGCCCCCACGGCAGGTACGGTCGCGCGGCTTTTTTGGCCGCCGCCGCACCACCACTCACATCTCGAAGGGGAGCGATCCAATGGAGATTCGTCGCGTTGCCGTGATCGGAAGCGGTCAGATGGGAACGGGCATGGCGCAGGTGACCGCGCGCGCCGGCCTCGAGACCATCCTGATGAAGATGACCGAGGGACCGGTCGAGGCAGGCAAGCAGAAGATCGCCAAGGCCCTGCAACGCGACGTCGAGAAGCAGCGCATGACCGAGGACGAGCTGAAGGCGACGCTCGGCCGCTTGACCTGCACCAACAAGATCCACGATCTCGGCGAGTGCGACCTCATCATCGAGTCGGTGATCGAGGATCTCGACGAGAAGCGCCGCCTCTTCGGGCGCCTGGAAGACGTCGTGAAGGAGAGCGCGATCTTCGCGACCAACACGTCGACCCTCTCCGTCACGGCCCTCGCCGAAGCGACCAAGCGGCCGACGCGCGTGATCGGCCTCCACTTCTTCAATCCGGCGCCGGTCATGAAGCTCGTCGAGATCGTGCCGACGCTCCGCACGGATCCCGCGGTGCTGAAGGCGGCGCAGGAGTTCACCGCCAAGGTGAAGAAGACCGGCGTCACGATCCGCGACTTCACCGGCTTCGTCGTGAATCGGCTCCTCACGCCCTACATGGTCGACGCGATCCGCACCGTGCAGGAGGGGCTCGCCTCGATCGCCGCGATCGACTCCGCGATGCAGCTCGGCGCGAATCACCCGATGGGCCCGCTCGCGCTCGCCGACTTCATCGGCCTCGACATCGTCTTCCACATGTCGAACAACCTCTACGACGAGTACCGCGAGGCCCGCTTCACGCCGCCGCCGCTCCTGAAGCGCCTCGTGCTCGCGGGCTGGCTCGGCCGCAAGAGCGGCAAGGGCTTCTACGATTACTCGACGACGCCGCCCACCCCGAACGACTTCCTGGTCTCGAGCGTCGCCTAGCGGAACGCCGCCATGCTCTCGAAGATCCACCACGTCGGGATCGTCGTCCGCGACCTCGAGCAGGCCTACGGCTTCTGGCGCGACGTGCTCGGGCTCCCGGTGATGGTCGTGAAGACCGTCGTCGATCAGGACGTGACCGCCGCCCTGCTGAAGGTCGGCGAGAGCGAGATCGAGCTCCTCCAGCCGCTCTCCGACAAGAGCGGCATCGGGAAGTTCCTCGCCAAGCGCGGCGAGGGGTTGCACCACCTCTGCTTCGAGACCGACGACGTCGACGCCGAGCTCGCCGCCGCCAAGGCGAAGGGCATCCGGGTGATCGACGAGCAGCCGCGGCTCGGCCTGGCGGGGATGATCTGCTTCCTCCACCCGACGGCGACCCGCGGCGTCCTGGTCGAATACGCGCAGCCGCTCGAGGAGGAGCACCCCTGATGGAGACGCGCAGGATCGACCACGTCGTCGTCGTGACGCCCGACGCCGACGGCGCGGCGGCCACCTTCCGCGGGCACTTCGAGCTGCCGCCATCGGCCTCCGTCGTCGGCGCCCCCGCTCTCCGGATCGGCGACGCCCGCATCGCTTTCGTGCTCCCGGCGGGCGGCACCGCCCTCGCCGCGATCCTCGCCAAGAGCGGCGAGGGCATGGCCGAAGTCTGCATGGAGGTCCGTAGTCTTCCGGAAGCCGAGGCGTCGCTCCGAAAGGCCGGCATCGGCTTCACCGTCGAGGCCAAGGGAACGGCGCGCGCGCTCGCGGTGGACCCGGGAGCCGCGCATGGCGTGCGCCTCACGCTGATCGAGGGGCGAGCGTCGTAGCGGCGACGCGCCGGCGTACAGGGCGTCGGATTTGTGGCGCCCGTCTTCGCGACGCGCGCGATAGGAGGTAGGAAGCACATGGACGTTCCCAGGCGCGCGCCGTGGCACGTGGGTTGCTGATCGGCGCAAGGGCTCAGAGCATGTCGATCAACTTCTCGACCTGGAAGCCGATGGCGCCGGCGCTGATCGCGGAGGCGCCGAGCTGTCCCGGCGTCTACGAGCTCGCCAACCTGGTGCGGACGGTCGTCTTCATCGGCGCCGCTACCGAGAGCCTCGGCGAGGCGCTCACGGCGCACTTGAACGCCCCGCCGACCCTCCACGCGCACTTCGGGCGGCTCTATTTCCGGGTCGCCCCCCTCGACGAGCCCGAGAGCGCGCAGGCCGCCCGCATCGAGGAGTTCCGGGCAAGCCACGCGGGCGCCTTCCCCGCGGCGCAGATGACGCAGCCGCCGCCCCCGCTCGCCGCGCGTCGACACCTCAAAGCCGTCGTCTGACCCCCCGGGGCGCGCGCCACGAGCCGCGCGCCGGGAGGGAGCGTCAGTCCACGCGCAGCACGTAGAGCCGGTCGGTGTACGCCCACCACGTCGGCACCGCGACGGTGCGCAGCACGTGATACCCGGCGAGCGGCGCGTTCGCGATCACCCAAGGCAGGCCGTCGGCCTTGGCGGTCACGTGCGGGACGTCGAGCTCGGGGATCTTCCCCGCCGGCAGCCGCTCGGGATGGGCGTAGAGCCGCCAGCCGTTCTCGACGTAGCCGGCATCGAGCGCGGTCTCGGACACGCCTTCGGCGCGGAGCTCGGCCGCCGTCGCCCCGACCGCGCGCGCGTACGCGAGCATGTCGCGGGTGCCGGTGACGTCGGCGAGCGCCACGAACGCCAACGCCGCCGCGGCGAGCACCCGGCGCCACGGCGCGACGGCGCCCGTCGCGTCGCCGAGCGCCAGCGCCGCGCCCGCCATGACCAGCGGCAGGTAGTAGCGGTCGTAGAAGAACCAGAGCACGAAGCAGAGCCCGAACGACGCGAGCCCGAAGCCGGCGACGCATGCCCACTCCGGCCGCCGGAGCCACCCTCCCGCCCGGAGCGCGGGTGCGACGCGCTCGAGCAGCAACCCCGCCGCGCCGAATCCGATGCCGGTCGCGACCAGGCTCGCGACCGCGCGTCCCGCGTCACGCGGCGGTGCGCCCTGCAGGAGCGGCCGCGCGGCGCCGAGCTCTTCGAAGGTCGCGCTGTGCGCGAACTTCACCGCCGAGACGGCGGCGTCGGCGAACTGCGACACGACGACCGCCGCCGCGACCAGGCCGAGCGCCGCGAACCAGGCGCCCCGCCGTGGCGGCGGCCCGAACGCGAGCAGCAGCGGCGCGAGCGCGAGGCCGGTGTGCGCCAGCATGCTGAGGCCCGCCTCGAGGTACACGACCGGCGGCACGAGAAACACGAACGCGAGGCGCATGACGCGATACTGCACGCCGCCGTCGCCGGCCCACGGGAAGAGCCGCGTGAGCGCCGCCGACATCCCCCCCATCGCGACGACGGTCGCGACCGCGTAGAGGGCGACCCGGAGCCTGAGCCCCGGCCGGTCGAGCGCGAGCGCGCCGAGGAAGAGGCCCGCCGGCAGCATGATCGCGACCGGGCGCACGAAGAACGCCACGACCGCGAGCGCGAGCCCGACGAGGACGATCGGCTCGCGGCCGCGCCGGAGGCCGGCCGCCAGCGCCCAGAGAGCGAGCCACGAGAGCGCGACGAACGGCGCGTCGGTCATGAAGCTGAAGGCGAGCACGAACCCGACCGGATGGAGCGCGAGCGCCATCGCGCCGACGAACGCGGCCCCGGTGGCGACGCCGAGCGCGCGCAGCGTCCCGTACGAGCCGACCGTCCCCGCGAGCCAGAGGACGAGCGTCGCGAGCCGGAGCGACGTGAACGAGAAGCCGCCGAGCCAGGCGAAGAGCGTTCCCCACCAGAGGTGTACCGGAGGGAACGTCGAGCTCCACGGCGAGACGCGCAGCGGCAGGCCGCGGAGGATCTGCTCGACGGAGGCGGCGTAGCACCAGTCGTCGAGGATCGGCACGTCGGCGCGCGGATCGACGAGCGCCACGAGCGCCGCCCACACGGCGACCAGCGCCGCGACCGCGTATGTGTCGTCACGGCGCACGCGGTCAGAGAGCATCCGCGGTCCTGGAGGGCAAGCACGGGCGGCGTCGTAGCGGCTCACGCCGTTCGGTGACAGAACGACCGCCGTGTCCGCCAACGCCTCGATCTGGAGCCCGCCGCTCGCGCGCCTCACGTTCGGGCTCGTGCTCGTCGTCGTCGCGACCGCGTTCGAGGCGCTGGCCGTCGCGACCGTCCTCCCGACGACCACCGCCGAGCTCGGCGGGCTCGCCTGGTACGGCTGGACGTTCAGCGCGTTCATGCTCGCGAACCTCGTCGGGATCACGGTCGGCGGCAACGAGACCGACCGCGACGGGCCTGCGCGGCCCTTCGTCGCCGGCACGATCCTCTTCGCCGGCGGCCTCGTCGTGAGCGGGCTCGCGCCGTCGATGCCGGTGATCGTGGCGGGCCGCGCGTCGCAGGGATTCGGCGGCGGGCTCCTGTCGGCCGTCGCCTATGCGTCGATCGCGCGCGCCTACGCGGTCGGGCTCCGGCCCCGCCTGCTCGCGACGTTGTCGAGCGCCTGGGTCGTGCCGGGCCTCGTCGGCCCCGGGCTCGCCGGCGTGGTCGCGGAGCACCTGGGGTGGCGCTGGGTCTTCCTCGGCCTCGCGCCGCTTCCGGCATTCGCGGCCGTGCTCGTCGTGCCGGCGTTGCGCGCACGGTCGGGCGCGGCGGCGGTCACCGACGCCGGCGCGGCCGCACGCGCCGACGCCTCGCGCCGGACCCGCCTCGCCGTGCAGCTCGCCCTCGGCTCCACGGTCGCGCTCGCCGCGCCCGGCGTGCACGGAGCGGCGGCTTCCCGCACCGCGGTCGCCGGAGCGTTCGTCGCGGGCGGCGTCGCCGTCCTCACGGGGACCGCCGCCGGGCTCGCCGCGCTCGGGAGGCTCTTGCCGCCCGGCACGCTCCGCGCCCGAACCGGCCTGCCGGCCGCCGTCGCGACGATGACGCTCCTGAACTTCGCGTTCTTCGGCGCCGAGGCTTTCGTGCCGCTCGCCATCGTGGACGTGCGCGGCGCCGGCATCATGCTGAACGGCATGACGCTCACCGCCGCCGCCCTCACGTGGGCGGCGGGAGCGTGGATGCAGGTCCGCCTCGCCGAACGCACGCCGCGCACCCGCGTCATCGTCGGCGGGCTCGCGATCCTCGGCCTCGGCCTCGTCGGCGTCGCCGTGCTGCTCGCGCCGAGCGTCCCCCCGTGGACGGCCGTCGCCGCCTGGGCCGTCGCCGGGCTCGGCATGGGACTCGCTTTCACCACCTGCTCCGCCGCGATCCTCGAGTCGGCTCCGGCGGGCCAGGAAGGCGTCGCCTCCGCAGCCCTTCAGCTCGCGCAGGTGCTCGGCGCCGCCGTCGCGACCGGCATCGGCGGCGCGATCGTCGCGGCGCCGTTTGCCGGCGTGCCGCCGGCACGCGGCATCGCGGTCGTGGATGCGGTCATGCTCGCCGCGCTCCTCCTGGCGATGGCGACGGCGCGGAGGGTGGAGGAGCGGCGCGGCTGAGCGCGAGCGGCCGGCGGCGATACGCAATCAATCAATACTGGCGATACCGCCGCTGCACGTGTCGCCGCCGCATCGCGATCACGCGCCGCCGCTCCGCGGGCGTGACGCGCGCCGCCCTGGAGCCGAGCCGCGCGCCGAGCGCCTCGACCGCGACCTTCGCGACCGTCACCGTCGGCGTGTCCGCCGGCGGCGCTCCGTACGTCCACCGGAAGGTCATGAAGCCGACCGGCACGCCGGTCGTGTCGAGCCAGTTGGCGATGCCGGGGTCGCGGTGGGCGATCACGTAGGTCGCCCACCCCTCGGCGTTCCACGCGGTCTGGAAGGCGTTCAGGCTGCTCTGATGATCGGCGTAGTCGAGCGACTCCCCCCAGAGGTTCGCGAGGTGCAACCCCTGGTAGAGCGGCGGCACCGGGACGCGCACGTCGACGACGAGCGCCTCGTCGGCCCCGAGCTCGTAGACGCCGCCGGCGTAGACGTTCGTGCTCTGGCCGCCACCGGTCGCGAGCGTCGCGGCGTTCGGGGCGTTGAAGTCGTTCCGCGGCATGAAGCGCTTGCCGTCGCCGTTCATGTCGGCATGGGTCTCGAGCACGACCGTGTAGAACTCGTTCCAGAACTTCATCTGGTTCTCGACGATCACGCCCATGCGGCGGAGCTCGGCGGCGGCGCGCCCGGCATCGAGCGGCGGCGGCGGTGCGATGGCGGCAGCGTCCCCTGGGTCGGTCGAGGCGCTCGCCGGCCCGACCGCCGAGCCCAAGGGCTCGATCACGATCTCCAGGGCCTCCTCGCGCTCCCAGTCGTGGAAGAGCTCGCGGAGCGTCACGTGGCGGGCGATGTGGACGACGGTCTCCGCCGCGCCGTCCGGCGTCTTCGTCGTCCGCCTCCGACGGGTCGCGATGAAGTTGCCGCTATGACCGGCGGGGCGTTCGGGTGCGAGCAGGATCTCGAAGGAGCCGTCGGCTTCGATGCGGAGCTCCGACGAGTCGAGCTTGCCGGTGCCGACGCGCCTTCCGGGGCGGAGCTCCGCGATCGTGCCGCTGTCCCCGGCGTAGTCCGTCGCGGCCTCGAAGATGACGTAGTGCGGAGCCCGCCGGTCGGATGCACCGCTCGCGACGCCGCCGCGTCCCACTGGCGCGCCACCGACCGTGTCGGCGGCGCGCCAGTGGGACGCGGCGGCGGCCCGGCCGCGGATGCGGTACGTGCGCTCGCCGTCGATCTCGGCATTCAAGTAGAGCGCATCGGCGTTGTCGATCGTCGAGCGGCTGATGGGTTGGATGGCGCGCCGGAAATGCGGCCGCGCCGGGTCGACGTGGAACGCGCGCTCGAACGCGCCGTGGACCCAGCCGAGGAGATAGCGGTACCCCTCGGCGAGCACGCGCTCGGACGGCGGCGGCGCGTGCAGCCCGGGATCGTCGATCGCGGCTCGCGCCCGGGCGAGCGAGGCGAGGAGATCGTCCCAGGCGGCACGCAGGAGCCGCGTCGAGCGGTCGGCGGGACGCTCGTCCCGGCCGGCGTCTTCGGGGACGCCGCCCGGCGCGCGCTCGTCGCGGCTCACGTGTTCGCCCCCTCTCCCGCCCGCTCGTCGCGCTCCGCTCGCCCGCCGTCCCAGCCGAAGGCGGCGTAGAGATCCGCGAGCTCGGCGCGGATCGCGCCGCCGTCGAGCCCGAACTCCTCGAGTGAATAGCTGTGCTCCACGCGCTCTCCCGACGCACGCGGGGAGGCGCCGGCCGCGCGCGCATGCGCGCGATGCTCCTGCTCCGCGAGCGCGCGCGCGAGTTCGGGCGACGGCGGCGGAAACTCGAGGCGCCGATAC from Deltaproteobacteria bacterium harbors:
- a CDS encoding DUF1778 domain-containing protein — protein: MASTEHSAKRDTLNVRIKPELRSLIDRAAQLLGKNRTDFVLDAARHAAEDALLDRTIFVLDPKAYG
- a CDS encoding 3-hydroxyacyl-CoA dehydrogenase family protein, whose translation is MEIRRVAVIGSGQMGTGMAQVTARAGLETILMKMTEGPVEAGKQKIAKALQRDVEKQRMTEDELKATLGRLTCTNKIHDLGECDLIIESVIEDLDEKRRLFGRLEDVVKESAIFATNTSTLSVTALAEATKRPTRVIGLHFFNPAPVMKLVEIVPTLRTDPAVLKAAQEFTAKVKKTGVTIRDFTGFVVNRLLTPYMVDAIRTVQEGLASIAAIDSAMQLGANHPMGPLALADFIGLDIVFHMSNNLYDEYREARFTPPPLLKRLVLAGWLGRKSGKGFYDYSTTPPTPNDFLVSSVA
- the mce gene encoding methylmalonyl-CoA epimerase, which codes for MLSKIHHVGIVVRDLEQAYGFWRDVLGLPVMVVKTVVDQDVTAALLKVGESEIELLQPLSDKSGIGKFLAKRGEGLHHLCFETDDVDAELAAAKAKGIRVIDEQPRLGLAGMICFLHPTATRGVLVEYAQPLEEEHP
- a CDS encoding glycosyltransferase family 39 protein, yielding MLSDRVRRDDTYAVAALVAVWAALVALVDPRADVPILDDWCYAASVEQILRGLPLRVSPWSSTFPPVHLWWGTLFAWLGGFSFTSLRLATLVLWLAGTVGSYGTLRALGVATGAAFVGAMALALHPVGFVLAFSFMTDAPFVALSWLALWALAAGLRRGREPIVLVGLALAVVAFFVRPVAIMLPAGLFLGALALDRPGLRLRVALYAVATVVAMGGMSAALTRLFPWAGDGGVQYRVMRLAFVFLVPPVVYLEAGLSMLAHTGLALAPLLLAFGPPPRRGAWFAALGLVAAAVVVSQFADAAVSAVKFAHSATFEELGAARPLLQGAPPRDAGRAVASLVATGIGFGAAGLLLERVAPALRAGGWLRRPEWACVAGFGLASFGLCFVLWFFYDRYYLPLVMAGAALALGDATGAVAPWRRVLAAAALAFVALADVTGTRDMLAYARAVGATAAELRAEGVSETALDAGYVENGWRLYAHPERLPAGKIPELDVPHVTAKADGLPWVIANAPLAGYHVLRTVAVPTWWAYTDRLYVLRVD
- a CDS encoding MFS transporter produces the protein MSANASIWSPPLARLTFGLVLVVVATAFEALAVATVLPTTTAELGGLAWYGWTFSAFMLANLVGITVGGNETDRDGPARPFVAGTILFAGGLVVSGLAPSMPVIVAGRASQGFGGGLLSAVAYASIARAYAVGLRPRLLATLSSAWVVPGLVGPGLAGVVAEHLGWRWVFLGLAPLPAFAAVLVVPALRARSGAAAVTDAGAAARADASRRTRLAVQLALGSTVALAAPGVHGAAASRTAVAGAFVAGGVAVLTGTAAGLAALGRLLPPGTLRARTGLPAAVATMTLLNFAFFGAEAFVPLAIVDVRGAGIMLNGMTLTAAALTWAAGAWMQVRLAERTPRTRVIVGGLAILGLGLVGVAVLLAPSVPPWTAVAAWAVAGLGMGLAFTTCSAAILESAPAGQEGVASAALQLAQVLGAAVATGIGGAIVAAPFAGVPPARGIAVVDAVMLAALLLAMATARRVEERRG